In Beutenbergia cavernae DSM 12333, the DNA window GACGTGCGCACCGTCACCGGCGACCTCTCGGACGCCCTGGTGGCAGTGTCGTCCGACGCCGACGCCTCACCGGTGGTCAGCGGGAACGCCGTCGAGCGGGTGGGGTTCGAGCAGGTCGTCGACACGCTCCTGGCGGTCGTGGTCGGGCTGCTCGCCGTCGCCGTCGTCATCGCGCTGGTCGGCGTCGCCAACACGCTCGCGCTGTCGGTGATCGAGCGGCGCCGGGAGAACGCGCTGCTGCGAGCGCTCGGGCTGACGCGCCGGCAGCTGCGCGGCACGCTCGCCGTCGAGGGCTTCCTCCTGGCGTTCGTCGGGGCGCTGGTCGGCGTCGCCCTCGGCCTCGGTTACGGGTGGATCGGCGGGGTCCTGCTGCTGCGGTTCGGTGGCACCGCCGACCTCGTCGTGCCGTGGGCGCACATCGGGGCGGTCCTCGCGATCGCCGCCGTCGCCGGTGTCGTGGCGTCGGTGCTGCCGGGACGGTCGGCGGCGCGCGTCTCGCCGGTGGCGGCGCTCGCGGCCGACTGACGGCCCGCGAGACCCGGTTCGCGCCGCGCGCGACCGGTGTGCTGGGGCGGGTGTGGACGACGGCGGAGGGTGCCGTCGTCCACACCCGCCCCGTCCGCGTCCGCTCCCGCGCGCGACGATCCGGGCGTGACGAACCCCGCGGCGCTCCTCCCCGCGTGCTGGAGCACGCCCTGGCACCTGGCCGTGGTGGACGGGCCGGACGTCGGGTGGTGCCTCCCGATCGTGGCTCGGGCGCGGGTCGTCGGGCGGGGCGTCGACGCGGACCTGACGCTCGAGGACCCCGCCCTCTCCCGGCGGCACGTCGCCGTCCGCCTGCGCGGTGACGCGGTCCAGGTGCGGGACCTCGCCTCCGCCAACGGCACCCGCGCGCTGCTCCCGCCGCGACGGCCCCGCCGGCCTCGCCGCGCGGATGCGGCGGCGCCGACGAGCCGCGGCCCGGCACCGGGCCGCACGCGCCGACGCCGGGCCGGCCGCGCCTGGCGCATCGTCCCGCCCGGCACCGTTCTCGTCGCCGGGGGCTCTCGCCTCGAGGTCCGCGCGCGCCCCGGCCGCGCGGCACCCGACCCGCCGCGCCCGGACGCCGGACTGCCCGTGGCACGCCTCGTGACGCCGCTGCTCATGGGCCTCATGTCGGTTCCGTTGCTCCTCTCCTCCGTCGGGTCCGGGCCGCTCCCGGCGTGGCGCCTGGCGCTGCTCGTCGCCGTGCCCGCGCTGCTCGTGGTCTCCGTCGTGGCCGCGGTCGTCGGGCACCGGCGTGAGCGCGGCCGCGACCCCGAGCTGCCCACGCCGGACCCGCCGACGGCGCCACCCGACCCGCCGGCGCTCGCGCTGCTCGCCGTCCGCGGCGGACCCCTCCCCGAGGCGAGCGGCATGCTGGACGTGGGCACCGAGACGATCGAGCTCGACGACGCCGCGTCGCTCGCCCTCGTGGGCGCACCGGCGGCCGTGGCGGCGATGGCCCGCTGGGTGGACGCCCAGCTCCGGCTCGCCGGGCGCACCGCCCGGGTCCTCGTCGCGTCGTCCTGGCACGAGGTGCCGGCGGACGCGGGCCGCGTCGTCGAGGTCGGCGAACGCCATGTCCGCCGCGTGTCGGCCGGGTGGGCGGAGGCGATCGTCGCTCACCTGGGCCGGCCCGCGGCACCGGAGCTCCCCGCCACCGTCCCGCTCACCGACCTCCTCGGCGCACGGACCGGGCCGGAGGTCCTCGCCGCGTGGCGCTCCCCGAGCGGCACATTGGCGGCGCCGATCGGGGTGGGCGCCCACGGGCCGCACGTCCTCGACCTGGCCGCGGACGGCCCGCACGCCCTCGTGGCCGGGACCACCGGCGCCGGCAAGTCCGAGCTGCTGCTCGCCTGGATCCTCGCGCTGACCGCCACGCACCCGCCGCGCGACCTGGCGCTCGTCCTCGTCGACTACAAGGGCGGGGCGACGTTCGCCGCCGTCGCCGATCTCCCGCACGTGACGGGCGTGCTCACCGATCTGGACGCCGCCGCCACGGGCCGGGCGCTCGCGAGCCTCCGCGCGGAGCTGCGCCGCCGGGAGCGGGCGTTCGCGCTGGTCGGGGCGCGGGACCTCCCGCAGTACCGGGCCCGCGACCCTGCCGAGCGGGTGTCGCGCCTCCTCGTGGTCGTCGACGAGTTCCGGACCCTCGCCACCGAGCTGCCCGGGTTCGTCGACGGGCTCGTCCGCCTCGCCGCGCAGGGGCGTTCGCTCGGGATCCACCTCGTGCTCGCCACGCAACGCCCGGCGGGCGCCGTCACCGCCGAGATGCGCGCGAACATCGGGGTGCGGATCTGCCTGCGCGTGCTCTCGTCCGCCGACTCCCTCGACGTCGTCGACGCTCCCGACGCCGCCGAGCTGCCGGCCGCGCCCGGCCGCGCCCTGGTCCGGACGACGGGGCTCAGCGAGATCCAGGCCGCGTGGAGCGGCGGCGAGCACGACGGCGGTCCGATCGCCTCCGCCGTCCGGCACGCGGCGCGTCTCGCCGGCGAGCTCGGACACGGCGAGCTCGTGGACGTGCGCACCCCCTGGGCCCCTCCCCTGCCGGTCGACGTGCGGCGACCCGACGTGCCCGGCGTCCTCGTCACCGACCTCCCGGAGGAGCAACGGCTCGGAACCTGGTCGTGGGAGGGCGCACCCCTGCTCGTCACCGGCGGACCGGGCTCGGGGCGCAGCACCGCCCTGGCCAGCCTGCTCGGGGCGCGCGTGCGCGCCGGGGACCACGCGCACGTTATCGGCAGGGACCTCGCGAGGCTCTGCCCGGCGGTCGGGCTCGCGCGGGGTGACCATCCGACGCTGGGCACCGTCGTCGGGCCGGAGGACCCGCGGCGTCTCGCGCGGCTCGTCACGGTGCTCGAGTCCGGCGGTGCGCGGCCGGGGACGGTCCTGGTCGTCGACGACGTCGAGACCGCGACCGAGGCGCTCGACCGCGTCGGCGGCCCCGGCGCCGGCACGGACCGGCTCGTCTCGCTGCTGCGCCGGTCCGCGTCCCTCGGGCTCCGGATCGCCGTCGCCGGCGCGGCCCCCGGCACCCGGTGGTCGGCTCTCGTGCGCCACCACCTCGCGCTCGGGGTCCGCGACGCGGGGAGCGCGGCCCTGGCGGGGATCCCGCGCGAGCTCGTGGGGGTGGCCCTCTTCTCCGGGCGCGGGGTGCTGCTCGGGCCGGACGGCCCGTTGGCCGTGCAGGTCGTGCGCGACGACGGCGCGTGGCCGACCGGCGGCGGTGCGGCGACCCCGCGCCTGCATGCGCTGCCGGACGTCGTCGACCTGGCGGCGCTCCCGCCGTCGGACGGCGAGGGCCTCGTCATCGGGGTGGGCGGCGACGACGCAGGGCACGTCCGCGTCCCGCTGCTGCCCGGCCGGCCCTGGCTCGTGGTCGGCTCGCCCGCCACCGGCCGGACGGGCGTCCTCGACATGGTGGCCGACCTGCTCGGTGACTCCCGCCGCGTGGTCCGCGTCGACCCCGGGACGCAGACGCTGCCCGACTCGCCTCCCGGCGTGACGTGGCTGGTGGACGACGCCGAGTCGCTCCTGCCCGAGGTGTCCGACGCGCTCGCCACCCTGCTCGCCGGCCGCCGAGAGCGCTGCGTCGTCGTCACGACCGGCGAGGCAGCCGCCTCCTCCTATCGCGGGGTGCTCGCCGTCGTCCGCGACGCACGGACGGTGCTCCTGCTCGGATCGGCGGCCGGCTCCCCCGCCGCCGGCGTCGACACGAGGGCCGCCCGGGACCCGGTTCTCGG includes these proteins:
- a CDS encoding FtsK/SpoIIIE domain-containing protein yields the protein MTNPAALLPACWSTPWHLAVVDGPDVGWCLPIVARARVVGRGVDADLTLEDPALSRRHVAVRLRGDAVQVRDLASANGTRALLPPRRPRRPRRADAAAPTSRGPAPGRTRRRRAGRAWRIVPPGTVLVAGGSRLEVRARPGRAAPDPPRPDAGLPVARLVTPLLMGLMSVPLLLSSVGSGPLPAWRLALLVAVPALLVVSVVAAVVGHRRERGRDPELPTPDPPTAPPDPPALALLAVRGGPLPEASGMLDVGTETIELDDAASLALVGAPAAVAAMARWVDAQLRLAGRTARVLVASSWHEVPADAGRVVEVGERHVRRVSAGWAEAIVAHLGRPAAPELPATVPLTDLLGARTGPEVLAAWRSPSGTLAAPIGVGAHGPHVLDLAADGPHALVAGTTGAGKSELLLAWILALTATHPPRDLALVLVDYKGGATFAAVADLPHVTGVLTDLDAAATGRALASLRAELRRRERAFALVGARDLPQYRARDPAERVSRLLVVVDEFRTLATELPGFVDGLVRLAAQGRSLGIHLVLATQRPAGAVTAEMRANIGVRICLRVLSSADSLDVVDAPDAAELPAAPGRALVRTTGLSEIQAAWSGGEHDGGPIASAVRHAARLAGELGHGELVDVRTPWAPPLPVDVRRPDVPGVLVTDLPEEQRLGTWSWEGAPLLVTGGPGSGRSTALASLLGARVRAGDHAHVIGRDLARLCPAVGLARGDHPTLGTVVGPEDPRRLARLVTVLESGGARPGTVLVVDDVETATEALDRVGGPGAGTDRLVSLLRRSASLGLRIAVAGAAPGTRWSALVRHHLALGVRDAGSAALAGIPRELVGVALFSGRGVLLGPDGPLAVQVVRDDGAWPTGGGAATPRLHALPDVVDLAALPPSDGEGLVIGVGGDDAGHVRVPLLPGRPWLVVGSPATGRTGVLDMVADLLGDSRRVVRVDPGTQTLPDSPPGVTWLVDDAESLLPEVSDALATLLAGRRERCVVVTTGEAAASSYRGVLAVVRDARTVLLLGSAAGSPAAGVDTRAARDPVLGHLPGRGVLVIGGRASPVQIARVGGSRR